ATCCTTTCAGGGTTAGATCCGCCCGAAGGCTGTTGCCGAACCGAACTCTGGTCACAATAGCGGTTATTATCCCCGCGCCTCGCTTGAGAAGGTCTTCTCCAAGAAGGTAATTGCCGAAGGTGCTCTTCCCCGACTTCACCGGTCCCACGATGGATATCCGCGTGTCTCTCTCCTCGAGTTCCCTGGCGGCGCCCGACAAGGATTCCCGCCATGAGTTGATCTGCCGATCGTCGGAACCGAACGTCCTCTCTATTTGGCCCGTCAGGTCCAAAAGCTGCTTCTGAAGCTCGGTTATCCGCTCGAAAGACGACTCATCACGCGTTACGACCGTGTTTGTTTTGGAAGCTTGCAAACCCTTCTCCCTTTACACATCAGTGCATGCAGACAGACGAACGAGCATTCCGATGGTTTCGTCTGAAAACCGACCCGCTTGAAATCCAACAAATAAAATTAGCCACAGGAACGCACGGATCCAGTGGCTAGTAGGGGATACCTCTCCCGGCACTCAAAACGCATGTCGAGCCCGCGCCGTGTGTCGAGGGAAGCGAGATCCATCTCGATGGGCCGGTGTGCGACTTTCTACCGTCGATTTACCGTTCTAGTCGGTACCCTCTTTGCTTTCGGGGCCAACTTTGGTTGCCGCCGGCTCCTCGGTCGGAGGTTGGGCCGGGCTGGTCTTTTGAGCCGTTTCGGCGGAAGCGCCGGGGGAAATCCAGCCCTCCAACTCGACGGCTCTGGCGGTCGATTCGTTGATCATCTGTTCGATATTGCCCGGTATGGGCACGTTTTGCACTTTCAAATCGGACAAAACCCCTGTCAAATCTCGATACATAGCCGCAAGCGACTTTTCCATGTGAGAGATGCGCTTTTGCAGAAGCCGGTACTTGAAGGAAAGGCTCCTTCGATTCGGCTCGGCTCCCGGTTCTCCGCCGTTGGCGAGTTCCTCGGCCAGGCCAAGAAACGGACCGGGGCTCCCGACACCAGAAGCATCGGCCTCTTCCATGGAAAGCTCAGCCTGATTCATGATGTGACTGAAAAGCGCATTCACCGCTTCCCATTCCCCGTAATACCGGTGATTCAACACGGGGGAAACGTCTATGGATCCTACATCCAGCCTCTTGAATCCGGACACTTCCATTGTTCCAAAGGGTGCGAACTTACCCTTCCACAGCGTGAGCGTACCGTCAGAAGATTTGAAAAAGTACCCGCTTGCGTTATACATGCTGATGGTGATCACAACACCCGCGATAACCGCGATGATCACCAGCAATGTGAAAAATGTCGAGCGCCGTTTGCTACCGCCCAAATCACTGGGAGGGGATTTAGGAGTTTGCGGTTTGATGGTTTTCTCAGCCAACTTGGGTTCCTCCTTTTTCGGTTCAACTCGAGACTCCATCCGGCGAGTTCCGGATTTCGGAACTTTGGCGGCATCCATTTCAGGCTTTGTGGCTTCGGGCGCTCGGACTGTGGGTTCCGGAGCCTTCCACCTCGGCGTTTCCTGCATTTTAGGAGCAATGGTATCCGAATACGGCGACGAGCCGCGCACCTGTTCCCGTTGGGTTACTTCGGCGATCTCAGGGGGTTTCGTCTCTGCTTCAGGACGAGTGGGCTTAT
This genomic interval from Deltaproteobacteria bacterium contains the following:
- a CDS encoding helix-turn-helix domain-containing protein, whose product is MAEQSGSGRGKGRKNVSLDEHEKKAILDTVSQSEKPVAQILRELGLSRSTYYNWLSRYEEEGLEGLKDKRDSEKPLSAEETPIPEAEEVTTGAGELEEDKPTRPEAETKPPEIAEVTQREQVRGSSPYSDTIAPKMQETPRWKAPEPTVRAPEATKPEMDAAKVPKSGTRRMESRVEPKKEEPKLAEKTIKPQTPKSPPSDLGGSKRRSTFFTLLVIIAVIAGVVITISMYNASGYFFKSSDGTLTLWKGKFAPFGTMEVSGFKRLDVGSIDVSPVLNHRYYGEWEAVNALFSHIMNQAELSMEEADASGVGSPGPFLGLAEELANGGEPGAEPNRRSLSFKYRLLQKRISHMEKSLAAMYRDLTGVLSDLKVQNVPIPGNIEQMINESTARAVELEGWISPGASAETAQKTSPAQPPTEEPAATKVGPESKEGTD